tacttatttatataatttttatacaaaatttatttatatttactaaACTAGGAAAAATTATGTGAATCATTCTTTAAAGAAATAAGATAACATTACTTATTATTGAGTTTCAAATTCTCATATGTTCTATCAAAATCTAATTTAGTTTGATTTAACTATATTGTTTGTTCCTCTATTTTGATGCTCTTACTTTTAAATTTGTGATTTTGgtccattaattttttaaatgttaaattttttctCCACTAATGTATTTTGAAGATTAGACAATTAAACGTGAGATAAATTATTGCCTAAGTTAATTTGTCATCATCAattaaattgtcaaataaatacatcAATAGCCAAATCATCAAAACTCAACTTCAAAATACataagagaagaaaaaatacaatattttaaaaactgatATCAAAATCGTCGATTTAAAAATACctaaaaattgtgaaaaaaataGCGAAAACAAATCTGCaattttgtagaaaaaaaatcataccaAACCATGATCGTTGAAGGAAAAGCAAGTTTGAGAAATGGAGGAATGTTGTGCAAGGATTCTCTTGATAAACCAACCCAAGTCCTTTTACATGAAGGTGATAACTTGATATAAATTACCAATAGTATCACATTAAACCAATTTGATATACAAATTGCAATAGCAGCACCTTTGAGACCAAGCCCAATTTTCATAACTAAAGCCCAACATAGAACAACATGTATTATGCTAGTGAATCCAGTAGCCAACATCATAGGAtaaactatgttttgggtttgTAGGAATTTAATAATGCACCTAAGAAATCCATTGGCACAAAGGCTTGGAATAGAGTAACGAGCATATATTTGAGCTTGTGCTGCAATAGCTTTGTTTTGATGTAGAATAATCAAAATGGGTTCTAAGTATGCCCAAATAATTGATAAGGGTATACTCAATAGGGTTGTAACCAACATGGCTCTTTGTGTATATATTCCAACCATATGATATTGTTGTGCTCCATAAACTTGACCACAAAATGTGTCTAGTACACTTGACAAACccatctaaaaaatataaaaaagaaaagtaagaTATTTAGACCAAATGAAAAAgattatatcatattattatgTGCTGCCTCGGTTCCTATATGTAAGGTCTTCTTTATCAATGTACAATAactaagaaataatatttttacattaaatttttcAACAATATGTATTTTCTTTACAAAATGATCTTTCATTTGTTAAGAGAGATAATTAATTAGtctattaattgtatttatttaattagagtATTTTTGTGAAAATGTCATTAACGTATCTTGTAATTTAGAGAGGATCTTATAAAAAGAGACAAgaaaatttgacaaaaatatcttatatataaattgttaatttattctcactttttttttatttgtagtttGGAAGTTCGTTTTTTActttcatttgaaaaaaaaaatacataaatcaactaataaaaaaaaaataattcactaCCAATTCGaacgaagaagaaaaatattgtttcaaaagtaaaaatttcaaaaaacaaatgcttttttaaagaaagaaaagaaaaattgttgcCAGATTCATATCTCGACTATAATCACAAGTAAACATAATCACTACCAACAAACAACACTCATCAAACTATAGGTGAAAAATAAACTATTAAGAGTTTATGTCCCCACAACCACATAACTAACAAGTGCACTAATGTTATACACATCGTACTATAATTTGTGATCATTGAATACTAATGTTTATAAGTCTTCATTGTGTCTTCtcaaaaaacacaatcaatccCAGATAAGGATTCATGTTCTCTTGAAATTATACCATGTCATGTGAAACACCTTTTCTACTAGGGGAAACAAAGATTACCATATCAAAATATAccattaaacaaaataaagattTCAAGTAAGATTTTCAATCAGAAACAAACAATTTTCTcgtgaaaataaaattgtcaatATTTTGTACAAGATCGTTACTGTTTATCTTGTTGCACTATATAAGGAAAATGACTATTATAAATAGGTTCATAACAGtgtcaaatatttttcataatgaaaaaataaattaaaatataaattttcaataattaaacaatttaaaacatctaaaacaatattaaaataaatgtttatgGTCTTAAGAAAACATAAAACACAATTATCTTCTAACTAGATATCTAGACAAACACAATACAATCAAGGAGCCTGATACTATGTGTaagagaaagaaataaaagtttCTAATATCACATATTAGAATATATTGATCATCATGACAAACATATATCATAttcatatatgatatatatatatatatatatatatatataNNNNNNNNNNNNNNNNNNNNNNNNNNNNNNNNNNNNNNNNNNNNNNNNNNNNNNNNNNNNNNNNNNNNNNNNNNNNNNNNNNNNNNNNNNNNNNNNNNNNNNNNNNNNNNNNNNNNNTATATATATATAGTGACATAATACTTATCTCTTGAAGAGTTAAAAGAATAATCATAAGATATCAAATTATATTCTTTCCACGAAGAGTTGAAATGGTTCCATGATTCCATCCATCATACATCCATTAAACTTTAGTCTACACTATTCAAACATATTCACCATGCAATAGACATTTCATGAAcagttttttaataatattaaatttataatattcaacatattaatacttttaaaattataatttcttgaTGATTTTTCTATAATACCCTAAAACTATCATTTTccataaaaataatacatttttttacaaTGAACATTTccatttgattttcatatatatatatatatatatatatatatatagtgttggaaattaattaaaatgaataaaataatatcaacaTACCATAACATTGAAACCACTGACATTGAGAAATGAAGTAGCTAAAGAAGCACCAGCAAGAACTAATTCACGATCCAAATGTCCAACAAACATGAGAGATATAAGTAATAAGCTATTTTGAAACAAACAGACAAATATCATTGGCCCTGACATCCATAGTTGCTTCTTTGCTTCTTTAATAATCTCCTTTCTCCTTATTTTCATTGTGGCCTCTCTTCTCTTTCTATCTTTTTGAACTctccaaaacaaaacaaaaaattgtttttcaaaaaaataatgcTACCTTCTCTTAAAATTCACactctttgaatttttttctattaaacaTACTTTTTTTAGGGACATATTGCACATATTTATTGAAACGTGACTTTGTAGTTTGATtttaattgtgactttatagtTTGATCTTTATTGAAATGTGGCCCCTCTATCTAGCTTGAATTAGAAACGTGGCCCCTTTGTATTCTCTTAATTAATCTTCATTGGAATTTATTTCATGAGAATTAAAAACTACTAttactacattttttttctaattataaGCATCTTCTAG
This region of Cicer arietinum cultivar CDC Frontier isolate Library 1 chromosome 8, Cicar.CDCFrontier_v2.0, whole genome shotgun sequence genomic DNA includes:
- the LOC101510554 gene encoding protein DETOXIFICATION 16-like isoform X2 — protein: MKIRRKEIIKEAKKQLWMSGPMIFVCLFQNSLLLISLMFVGHLDRELVLAGASLATSFLNVSGFNVMMGLSSVLDTFCGQVYGAQQYHMVGIYTQRAMLVTTLLSIPLSIIWAYLEPILIILHQNKAIAAQAQIYARYSIPSLCANGFLRCIIKFLQTQNIVYPMMLATGFTSIIHVVLCWALVMKIGLGLKGAAIAICISNWFNVILLVIYIKLSPSCKRTWVGLSRESLHNIPPFLKLAFPSTIMVCLESWTFELMVLLSGALSNPKLQTSVLSICTRISNELGAGRPNGAYLAAIVTLFMAFTSGVLEFAFIMSVWKVWGKAFSNVDQVVTYVTSMTPLVATSAFVDSIQTVLTGVSRGCGRQKLGAFVNLGSFYLVGVPLSAIFAFVIHMNGQGLLLGLIIALVVVVVCLLIITLHTNWEKETNKAAKRVGEGNGVQINALSLDQSVTIL
- the LOC101510554 gene encoding protein DETOXIFICATION 16-like isoform X1; this translates as MKIRRKEIIKEAKKQLWMSGPMIFVCLFQNSLLLISLMFVGHLDRELVLAGASLATSFLNVSGFNVMMGLSSVLDTFCGQVYGAQQYHMVGIYTQRAMLVTTLLSIPLSIIWAYLEPILIILHQNKAIAAQAQIYARYSIPSLCANGFLRCIIKFLQTQNIVYPMMLATGFTSIIHVVLCWALVMKIGLGLKGAAIAICISNWFNVILLVIYIKLSPSCKRTWVGLSRESLHNIPPFLKLAFPSTIMVCLESWTFELMVLLSGALSNPKLQTSVLSICINTSVLVWNIPFGISLVGSTRISNELGAGRPNGAYLAAIVTLFMAFTSGVLEFAFIMSVWKVWGKAFSNVDQVVTYVTSMTPLVATSAFVDSIQTVLTGVSRGCGRQKLGAFVNLGSFYLVGVPLSAIFAFVIHMNGQGLLLGLIIALVVVVVCLLIITLHTNWEKETNKAAKRVGEGNGVQINALSLDQSVTIL